A region from the Sulfurivermis fontis genome encodes:
- a CDS encoding nitric oxide reductase activation protein NorD — translation MLSADDIAARLDEYLETEFSFIRSDELAPLILALAPAEQAFVLDWTRRIASTNTEIAHQFVRRAPQVLKLQEPRVIEAWALHAMDVYDRAGLRAALAVIQDVERFVQHSHARTAGALFDEVSGVLLHFVHGLAGRPLKLALADTAWTDSETIHLPALLAQLAGREDNFRLYKVLAVLQWAQIHHGTLRVALHTDFTSWPDAARAQRLYALLETLRLEAIIARTLPGLGREMQQLQPDYVAALPAAWQAAARQVQGARSTPAASLGLLASLYAAPLPPPRLWQVELYLNEVAACMQTRMAREKQLLRVRLAQWLEEQRKKAPADSAPPRLAVREPADDAQAGDSFELTLNDAPVAPPETIARLLTSIRLDLGEIPDEYLVPAGPGEYDPALYTEQADDPDAVWQGTYHERGASYYNEWDHGRQHYRKNWCVMREKEVAPVHDGFVAATLQRYSGLVAHLRRSFEAMRDEERLLKRQVHGDGVDIDALVEALADARDGSEMSDRLFTRLHRVERDIAVAFMVDMSGSTRGWVNDAEREALLLLCEALEALGDRYAIYGFSGITRKRCELYRIKRFDEPYGAEVRARISGIRAQDYTRMGFAIRHLTQLLNATAARTRLLITLSDGKPDDYSDYRGVYGIEDTRRALLEARRSGIHPFCITIDEHGPEYLPHMYGAVNYTVVSEVRQLPFKVGEIYRRLTR, via the coding sequence ATGCTGAGCGCAGACGACATCGCCGCCCGCCTCGACGAATACCTGGAGACGGAGTTCAGCTTCATCCGCAGCGATGAGCTGGCGCCGCTCATACTGGCATTGGCTCCGGCGGAGCAGGCCTTCGTGCTCGACTGGACGCGGCGCATCGCCAGCACCAACACCGAGATCGCCCATCAGTTCGTGCGCCGCGCGCCGCAGGTGCTCAAGCTGCAGGAGCCGCGCGTGATCGAGGCCTGGGCGCTGCATGCCATGGATGTGTACGACCGTGCCGGCCTGCGTGCGGCGCTGGCGGTGATCCAGGACGTGGAGCGCTTCGTGCAACACAGCCATGCACGCACTGCCGGTGCGCTGTTCGATGAGGTGAGCGGCGTGTTGCTGCACTTCGTGCACGGCCTCGCCGGGCGCCCGCTCAAGTTGGCGTTGGCTGACACCGCCTGGACCGACAGTGAAACCATTCATCTGCCGGCGCTACTGGCGCAGCTTGCCGGCCGTGAGGACAACTTCCGCCTGTACAAGGTGCTGGCCGTGCTGCAGTGGGCGCAGATCCATCACGGTACCCTGCGTGTGGCACTGCATACCGACTTCACCAGCTGGCCCGATGCTGCGCGTGCGCAACGCCTCTATGCCCTGCTGGAAACCCTGCGCCTGGAGGCCATCATCGCCCGCACCCTGCCGGGCCTCGGCCGCGAGATGCAGCAGTTGCAGCCGGACTATGTCGCTGCACTGCCGGCGGCCTGGCAGGCGGCGGCAAGGCAGGTGCAGGGCGCGCGCAGTACGCCCGCAGCCAGCCTGGGGCTGCTGGCGTCCCTGTATGCCGCGCCGTTGCCGCCGCCGCGTCTGTGGCAGGTGGAGCTGTATCTCAATGAGGTGGCGGCGTGCATGCAGACACGCATGGCGCGGGAGAAACAGTTGTTGCGCGTGCGTCTGGCACAGTGGCTGGAGGAACAACGGAAGAAGGCCCCGGCGGACAGCGCGCCGCCGCGTCTGGCGGTGCGCGAGCCGGCGGACGATGCACAGGCCGGCGACTCGTTCGAACTGACGCTCAACGACGCGCCGGTGGCGCCGCCGGAAACGATTGCGCGCCTGCTCACCTCGATCCGCCTCGACCTGGGCGAGATACCGGATGAGTATCTGGTGCCTGCCGGTCCCGGCGAATACGACCCGGCGCTGTATACCGAGCAGGCCGACGATCCGGATGCCGTGTGGCAGGGCACCTACCACGAGCGCGGCGCCAGCTATTACAACGAGTGGGATCATGGCCGGCAGCACTACCGCAAGAACTGGTGTGTGATGCGCGAGAAGGAGGTGGCGCCGGTACACGACGGTTTCGTCGCCGCTACCCTGCAACGCTACAGTGGCCTGGTGGCGCATCTGCGCCGCAGCTTCGAGGCCATGCGCGACGAGGAACGGCTGCTCAAGCGTCAGGTGCACGGTGATGGCGTCGACATCGATGCCCTGGTGGAGGCGCTGGCCGATGCGCGCGACGGCAGCGAGATGAGCGACCGGCTGTTCACGCGCCTGCACCGCGTCGAGCGTGATATCGCCGTGGCCTTCATGGTGGATATGAGCGGCTCCACCCGCGGTTGGGTGAATGATGCCGAGCGCGAGGCCCTGTTGTTGCTGTGCGAAGCGCTGGAGGCGCTGGGCGATCGCTATGCCATCTACGGTTTCTCCGGCATCACGCGCAAGCGCTGCGAGTTGTACCGCATCAAGCGTTTCGACGAGCCGTATGGCGCGGAGGTGCGGGCAAGGATCAGCGGCATCCGTGCGCAGGACTACACGCGCATGGGCTTCGCCATCCGTCATCTGACGCAATTGCTGAATGCAACCGCGGCACGCACCCGCCTGCTCATCACCTTGTCCGACGGCAAGCCGGACGACTACAGCGATTACCGCGGCGTGTACGGCATCGAGGACACGCGCCGTGCCTTGCTGGAGGCACGGCGCAGCGGCATCCATCCCTTCTGCATCACCATCGACGAGCACGGCCCGGAATACCTGCCGCACATGTACGGCGCGGTGAACTACACGGTGGTGAGCGAGGTGCGCCAGTTGCCCTTCAAGGTGGGGGAGATATATCGGCGCCTGACGCGCTAG
- a CDS encoding AAA family ATPase: MAEITPEEHYITAEPYYEPSGSEVAVFEAAYANRLPLLLKGPTGCGKTRFMEYMAWRLKRPLITVSCHDDLTASDLVGRYLVKGGETVWVDGPLARAVRAGAICYLDEIVEARKDTMVVIHPLADDRRVLPMEKLGTLLQAGPEFCLAVSYNPGYQSVLKDLKQSTRQRFVALEFDYPAAELEARIVASESGIDAPLAATLVKFAHMTRHLKGNGLEEGASTRLLVHAGKLIASGVPPVTACAGAIAQALTDEPEMLTAINELSASLF, encoded by the coding sequence GCAGAACCCTATTACGAACCCAGTGGCAGCGAGGTGGCGGTGTTCGAGGCGGCCTACGCCAACCGCCTGCCACTGCTGCTGAAGGGCCCCACCGGCTGCGGCAAGACCCGCTTCATGGAGTACATGGCCTGGCGTCTCAAGCGGCCGTTGATCACCGTGTCCTGTCACGACGACCTCACCGCCTCCGATCTGGTGGGACGCTATCTGGTGAAGGGCGGCGAGACGGTATGGGTGGACGGCCCGCTGGCGCGGGCGGTGCGCGCCGGGGCCATCTGCTATCTGGACGAGATCGTCGAGGCGCGCAAGGACACCATGGTGGTGATCCATCCGCTGGCCGACGATCGCCGCGTGTTGCCGATGGAAAAGCTCGGCACCCTGCTGCAGGCGGGGCCCGAGTTCTGTCTCGCCGTGTCCTACAACCCCGGCTATCAGAGCGTGCTGAAGGATTTGAAGCAGAGCACGCGCCAGCGCTTCGTGGCGCTGGAGTTCGATTACCCCGCCGCCGAACTGGAGGCGCGCATCGTCGCCAGCGAGTCCGGCATCGACGCGCCGCTCGCCGCCACGCTAGTGAAGTTCGCCCACATGACGCGCCACCTCAAGGGCAATGGCCTGGAAGAGGGCGCCAGCACGCGCCTCTTGGTGCACGCCGGCAAGCTCATCGCCAGCGGCGTGCCGCCGGTCACCGCCTGCGCCGGCGCCATCGCCCAGGCCCTCACCGACGAGCCGGAGATGCTGACGGCGATCAACGAACTGTCGGCGTCGCTGTTCTGA